A window from Shimia isoporae encodes these proteins:
- the phnH gene encoding phosphonate C-P lyase system protein PhnH: protein MSVTVPIRSADEARGNASFEALMWALSRPGHIKALPRPGEPSLINALIDRECRVFCADPLLMPQILKTGAEIAMLDNADHVFAGTLKDVSILKELPIGSDLYPDDGATLIAQATLGESTNLRLRGPGVDGSCDVSIGGLPEGFWEMRKQVMRYPTGFELLLVDGDQLMAIPRSTDVEVL from the coding sequence ATGAGTGTGACTGTCCCAATTCGGTCCGCCGACGAGGCGCGCGGCAATGCCAGCTTTGAGGCGCTCATGTGGGCGCTGAGCCGACCAGGACACATCAAGGCGCTGCCCCGTCCCGGGGAACCATCGTTGATCAACGCGTTGATCGACCGTGAGTGTCGAGTCTTCTGCGCTGATCCATTGTTGATGCCGCAGATCCTAAAAACGGGCGCTGAGATCGCGATGCTGGACAACGCAGACCATGTGTTTGCAGGCACGCTTAAGGATGTGTCCATCCTGAAGGAACTCCCGATCGGCAGCGACCTCTACCCGGACGATGGCGCAACCCTGATCGCACAAGCAACCCTTGGGGAGAGCACAAACCTGCGTTTGCGCGGCCCTGGTGTGGACGGCTCCTGCGATGTTTCAATCGGTGGCTTGCCGGAGGGGTTTTGGGAGATGCGCAAACAAGTGATGCGCTACCCTACGGGCTTTGAATTGCTTTTGGTGGATGGCGACCAATTGATGGCCATTCCCCGATCGACA